In the genome of Raphanus sativus cultivar WK10039 chromosome 4, ASM80110v3, whole genome shotgun sequence, one region contains:
- the LOC108833773 gene encoding nuclear envelope-associated protein 2 — protein MSDSSKTAVDPLLRDLDGKKESFRRNVVSMAAELKQVKGRLVSQEQFFAKESLSRKEAETKAKNMEREICKLQKTLEDRNCQLEASTSAATKFLEEVDDLRSQLALTKELAETSSASAQSAQLQCTMLSEQLDDKTCLLREHEDRVTQLGHQLDNLQRDLKTRVCSQKQLRDEVTRIEREIAKSGKDTECELRRLVEEVSPKNLERVNMLLGAKDEEIAKLKDEIRLMSGHWKLKAKELESQLEKQRRTDKELRKKVLKMEFCLQEARSQTRKLQRMGEKRDKAMKELRDQVTGKQMNESVSGEKQNFWDTSGFKIVVSMSMLILVVVSKR, from the exons ATGTCTGATTCCTCCAAAACGGCGGTGGATCCGCTTCTGAGAGATTTAGATGGGAAGAAAGAGAGTTTCAGGCGCAACGTGGTGTCTATGGCGGCTGAGCTTAAGCAAGTGAAAGGCCGTTTGGTTTCTCAAGAACAATTCTTTGCTAAAGAAAGCCTTTCTAGAAAA GAAGCAGAGACAAAAGCTAAGAACATGGAAAGGGAGATCTGTAAATTGCAGAAGACATTGGAAGATAGGAATTGTCAGCTTGAAGCTTCAACATCTGCTGCTACAaag TTTCTGGAAGAAGTAGACGACCTGAGATCTCAGCTAGCTTTGACAAAGGAACTGGCAGAAACAAGCTCTGCTTCTGCTCAATCCGCACAGCTCCAATGCACAATGCTTTCAGAACAACTCGACGATAAAACATGTTTGCTACGAGAGCACGAAGACCGCGTGACTCAGCTAGGCCACCAGCTTGACAATCTTCAGAGAGATCTAAAGACGAGAGTGTGTTCTCAGAAGCAGCTGAGGGACGAGGTCACGAGAATCGAGCGTGAGATTGCAAAGTCAGGGAAAGACACGGAATGTGAGCTAAGGAGACTTGTGGAAGAGGTTTCTCCAAAGAACTTGGAGAGAGTGAACATGCTGTTAGGTGCAAAAGACGAAGAGATTGCAAAACTGAAAGATGAGATAAGGTTAATGTCAGGTCACTGGAAACTCAAGGCCAAGGAGCTTGAATCTCAG TTGGAGAAGCAAAGAAGAACAGATAAAGAGTTGAGGAAGAAGGTGCTGAAGATGGAGTTTTGTCTGCAAGAAGCTCGGAGCCAGACAAGAAAGCTACAGAGG ATGGGGGAGAAGAGAGACAAGGCGATGAAGGAGCTAAGAGATCAGGTTACTGGAAAACAGATGAATGAATCTGTGTCTGGAGAGAAACAGAACTTTTGGGATACTTCAGGGTTCAAGATCGTTGTGTCAATGTCGATGTTGATATTAGTGGTTGTCTCCAAAAGATGA